The following proteins come from a genomic window of Ictalurus furcatus strain D&B chromosome 14, Billie_1.0, whole genome shotgun sequence:
- the LOC128618169 gene encoding protocadherin beta-16-like: protein MALQVLLVICLLFLSSVHGQVSYSIPEEMSKGSLVGNIAQDLGLDVKRLKSGKARIFTGDNTEYIELNVEKGMLIIKERIDRETLCGQTTPCALHFQIILENPMEFYSVTVEVQDVNDNSPLFKRTEMNFRISESAVSGAKFVLERAMDPDVGLNSLQSYSLNPTDNFSLKLQNQLDGSKIVQMVLHKPLDREKQEQFSLVLIAVDGGDPPLSGTAQIRITVLDANDNAPIFTQEVYKATITENSPKGTVITQVSASDADKGSNGKIRYSITNTLEIFPVLFEINETSGEVKVSGNLDYEKSRHHQIHVQATDDGGLTDSCKVNVDVADINDNTPVINIMSKLNTISEDSKSDTVVTMINVQDPDFGENGEVRCFLNPNIPFTLKSTASNFFTLVTESNLDRETMSEYNIVVVCADEGTPSLSSSVTLSLQISDINDNAPVFEKNSYEASILENNSPGLSIFTVKARDADSKQNARVSYILEESSVNGVPISSYVSVSADSGVIHAVRSFDYEQIKHFNFRVKAQDGGNPPLSRNVSVKIIIQDQNDNAPQILYPVQTGGSVVAEMVPRSADVGYLVTKVVAVDVDSGQNAWLSYKLQKATDRALFEVGLQDGEIRTVRQVTDKDAVKQKLTVVVEDNGQPSRSATVNVNVAVADTFPEVLSEFIDFTHDKEYNENLTFYLVLALAVVSFLFIVSIITILSVKCYRWRRERMFYKSGVNLPVIPYYPPLYADVGGTGTLQHMYNYEAYRTTDSRRSDLKYAGTSEQDVISLDNNGTQTLTHAQMEKLANFGDQVRFLKYFGVSSHEIIIMSVKVSKLSKCLVVLT, encoded by the coding sequence ATGGCGCTGCAAGTACTATTGGTTATTtgtcttctcttcctctcttcggTGCACGGACAGGTCAGTTACTCCATTCCTGAGGAAATGTCAAAAGGTTCTTTAGTCGGTAACATTGCTCAAGATTTGGGCTTAGATGTAAAAAGACTGAAATCAGGTAAAGCTCGCATTTTTACTGGGGACAACACTGAATACATCGAGCTGAATGTAGAAAAGGGAATGTTGATTATCAAAGAGAGAATAGACCGAGAGACTCTGTGCGGGCAGACGACGCCTTGTGCACTGCATTTTCAGATTATTCTTGAAAATCCAATGGAATTTTACAGTGTTACCGTCGAGGTTCAGGATGTAAACGACAACTCACCCTTATTCAAAAGAACGGAAATGAATTTCAGAATTAGTGAGTCAGCTGTATCTGGGGCAAAatttgttttagaaagagcAATGGACCCGGATGTTGGATTAAATAGTCTTCAAAGTTATTCCCTGAATCCCACAGACAATTTTTCTCTGAAACTGCAAAATCAACTAGATGGAAGCAAAATTGTCCAAATGGTTCTTCACAAACCTCTTGATCGTGAAAAGCAAGAGCAGTTCTCTTTAGTCCTGATTGCTGTAGATGGCGGCGATCCGCCTTTATCTGGCACTGCACAGATACGCATCACAGTGTTAGATGCCAATGACAATGCGCCTATTTTTACACAAGAAGTGTATAAAGCAACCATTACAGAGAATTCCCCAAAAGGCACGGTGATTACGCAAGTGAGCGCCTCAGACGCCGACAAAGGCTCTAATGGTAAAATAAGATATTCAATAACAAACACACTCGAAATTTTCCCCGTATTGTTTGAAATTAATGAGACAAGTGGTGAGGTTAAAGTGTCTGGAAATCTAGATTATGAAAAGTCTCGTCACCATCAAATTCACGTGCAAGCAACTGATGACGGTGGTTTAACCGATTCGTGTAAAGTTAATGTAGATGTTGCCGATATAAATGATAATACGCCAGTTATTAATATAATGTCTAAACTCAATACCATATCTGAAGACTCAAAATCGGACACTGTTGTGACAATGATAAACGTCCAGGACCCAGACTTTGGTGAAAATGGTGAGGTCCGCTGTTTCCTGAACCCAAATATACCATTTACCCTAAAATCAACAGCGAGCAATTTCTTCACTTTGGTGACCGAGAGTAATTTAGATCGAGAAACTATGTCTGAGTATAACATCGTCGTGGTGTGCGCTGATGAAGGAACTCCCTCCCTCTCCAGCAGCGTCACTCTCTCTTTACAGATATCGGATATCAATGACAACGCACCTGTCTTTGAGAAGAACTCATATGAGGCCTCCATTTTAGAAAACAATTCACCAGGCCTCTCCATATTCACAGTCAAAGCCAGAGACGCAGACTCGAAACAGAATGCCCGTGTTTCTTACATACTGGAGGAGTCTTCGGTTAACGGAGTGCCCATTTCCTCTTACGTGTCAGTCAGTGCTGATAGTGGTGTTATTCATGCAGTGCGATCTTTTGATTACGagcaaattaaacattttaatttccgTGTCAAAGCGCAGGATGGAGGCAACCCGCCACTCAGTAGAAATGTAAgtgtaaaaattattattcaggaCCAGAATGACAACGCACCTCAGATTCTGTATCCAGTACAAACTGGTGGCTCTGTGGTGGCGGAAATGGTGCCTCGTTCAGCAGATGTGGGCTATCTTGTCACGAAAGTGGTGGCTGTGGATGTGGACTCTGGACAGAATGCCTGGCTCTCATATAAACTGCAGAAAGCGACAGACAGGGCGCTGTTTGAAGTGGGCTTACAGGATGGAGAAATAAGAACTGTACGCCAAGTCACCGATAAAGATGCTGTGAAACAGAAGCTCACTGTTGTAGTGGAGGACAACGGACAGCCCTCTCGTTCAGCTACAGTCAATGTTAACGTGGCGGTGGCGGACACTTTCCCTGAAGTGCTCTCCGAGTTCATTGACTTTACGCACGACAAGGAATACAACGAAAACCTGACATTTTATCTAGTCTTGGCATTGGCTGtagtttcttttctcttcatcGTGTCCATCATAACTATACTGTCAGTGAAATGCTACAGATGGAGACGTGAGCGGATGTTTTATAAATCCGGTGTCAATCTGCCAGTTATTCCGTATTATCCACCTCTTTACGCAGACGTGGGTGGAACAGGAACTTTACAGCATATGTACAATTATGAAGCTTACAGAACCACTGACTCTAGAAGAAGTGATTTGAAATACGCCGGGACGTCTGAACAGGATGTCATTAGTCTGGACAACAACggaacacaaacactgactcaTGCACAGATGGAGAAACTAGCCAATTTTGGTGATCAGGTGAGATTTCTAAAGTACTTTGGAGTCAGCTCTCATGAAATAATTATAATGTCAGTAAAAGTATCCAAGTTGTCTAAATGTCTAGTAGTATTAACTTAA
- the LOC128618171 gene encoding protocadherin beta-16-like, with protein sequence MSAMKMSERTMAHRVWLFILLLSLSAVHGQVSYSIPEEMPRGSLVGNIAQDLGLDMNRLKSGKARIYTGERAEYIELNKERGVLLIKERIDREALCGQTTPCGLHFQIILDNPMEFFSVTIEVNDINDNPPLFSQNEIKFEISEASLTGAKFVLERAVDNDVGINGLQSYTLKPTNNFVLKMHSLLGGSTHVEMVLEKPLDREKEDHISLVLTAVDGGEPQMSGTIQIQITVLDANDNAPVCVQSVYKTSVREHAPKGTILTTVSAVDADEGQNGLIRYTLSNSLGTAHKMFAINHTDGLLKVIGDTDFEKIKSYEIDVVARDQGGHYDTCKVIVEVIDINDNRPLINIMSKSGEIDENSKIGRVTAIINVQDVDSNENGRVECTINQNIPFVLKFTSNNVFSLVTDSELDRERESEYNITVMCADEGSPSLSSSVTLSLQISDVNDNAPVFEKSSYEASILENNSPGLSIFTVKARDADSKQNARVSYILEESSVNGVPISSYVSVSADSGIIHAVRSFDYEQIKHFNFRVKAQDGGNPPLSRNVSVKISIYDQNDNAPQILYPVQTGGSVVAEMVPRSADVGYLVTKVVAVDVDSGQNAWLSYKLQKTTDRALFEVGLQNGEIRTVRQVTDKDPVKQKLTVVVEDNGQPSRSATVNVNVAVADTFPEVLSEFTDFTHDKEYNDNLTFYLVLALAVVSFLFIVSIIAILSVKCYRWRRERMFYKSSANLPVIPYYPPLYADVGGTGTLQHMYNYEAYRTTDSRKSDLKYARPPTESIISLDTSGTQTLTHAHMGKPAVSDDQVRSRNLLLC encoded by the coding sequence ATGTCTGCAATGAAAATGTCGGAGAGAACAATGGCACATCGAGTATGGCTGTTTATTTTGCTCCTCTCTCTCAGCGCAGTGCACGGACAGGTCAGTTACTCAATTCCTGAAGAAATGCCGAGAGGCTCTTTAGTCGGTAACATTGCTCAAGATTTGGGTTTGGACATGAACAGACTGAAATCAGGCAAAGCTCGAATTTATACCGGAGAAAGGGCTGAATACATCGAGTTGAATAAAGAAAGGGGAGTGTTGCTTATCAAAGAGCGAATAGACAGAGAGGCTCTGTGCGGGCAGACAACGCCTTGTGGGCTgcattttcaaatcattttagACAATCCGATGGAGTTTTTTAGTGTTACGATAGAAGTTAACGATATAAATGATAACCCTCCTCTTTTCAgtcagaatgaaataaaattcgAAATAAGTGAGGCATCACTTACTGGAGCAAAGTTTGTTTTAGAAAGGGCCGTTGATAATGATGTTGGCATTAATGGGCTTCAAAGCTATACCTTAAAGCCAACAAACAATTTTGTCCTTAAAATGCATAGCCTATTAGGTGGGAGCACACATGTTGAGATGGTACTTGAAAAGCCACTAGATCGAGAGAAAGAAGATCATATTTCACTAGTGTTAACTGCAGTGGACGGAGGCGAGCCACAAATGTCTGGTACAATCCAAATACAAATTACCGTATTAGACGCTAATGATAATGCACCAGTTTGCGTCCAGTCTGTGTATAAAACGAGTGTCCGAGAACATGCTCCAAAGGGAACAATTTTGACTACAGTAAGTGCCGTCGATGCCGATGAAGGTCAAAATGGATTAATCAGGTATACATTGTCAAACAGCCTGGGCACTGCACATAAAATGTTTGCAATAAATCACACTGATGGATTGTTGAAAGTAATCGGTGACACGGATTTTGAGAAAATTAAGTCATATGAGATTGATGTCGTGGCGAGAGACCAAGGTGGACATTATGATACGTGCAAAGTAATTGTAGAAGTGATTGACATAAATGATAACAGACCTTTGATTAATATTAtgtcaaaatctggtgaaattGATGAAAACTCCAAAATAGGGAGGGTTACTGCAATAATTAATGTTCAGGATGTAGATTCGAATGAAAATGGAAGAGTAGAGTGCACAATCAACCAAAATATTCCTTTTGTACTTAAATTTACATCAAATAATGTCTTTAGTTTGGTAACAGATAGTGAATTAGACCGGGAGAGAGAGTCTGAGTATAATATCACTGTAATGTGTGCTGATGAAGGATCTCCATCGCTCTCCAGCAGCGTCACTCTCTCTTTACAGATATCAGATGTGAATGATAACGCACCTGTCTTTGAGAAGAGCTCATATGAGGCCTCCATTTTAGAAAATAATTCACCAGGCCTCTCCATATTCACAGTCAAAGCCAGAGACGCAGACTCGAAACAGAATGCCCGTGTTTCTTACATACTAGAGGAGTCCTCGGTTAACGGAGTGCCCATTTCCTCTTACGTGTCAGTCAGTGCTGATAGTGGTATTATTCATGCAGTGCGATCTTTTGATTACGagcaaattaaacattttaatttccgTGTCAAAGCGCAGGATGGAGGCAACCCGCCTCTTAGTAGAAATGTAAGTGTAAAAATCAGTATTTATGACCAGAATGACAACGCGCCGCAGATTCTGTATCCAGTACAAACTGGTGGCTCTGTGGTGGCTGAAATGGTGCCTCGTTCAGCAGATGTGGGCTATCTTGTCACGAAAGTGGTGGCTGTGGATGTGGACTCTGGACAGAATGCCTGGCTCTCATATAAACTGCAGAAAACGACAGACAGGGCACTGTTTGAAGTGGGCTTACAGAATGGAGAAATAAGAACTGTGCGTCAAGTCACTGATAAAGATCCTGTGAAACAGAAGCTCACTGTTGTAGTGGAGGACAACGGACAGCCCTCTCGTTCAGCTACAGTCAATGTTAACGTGGCGGTGGCGGACACTTTCCCTGAAGTGCTCTCCGAGTTCACTGACTTTACGCATGACAAGGAATACAACGACAACCTGACATTTTATCTAGTCCTGGCCTTGGCTGTAGTTTCATTTCTCTTCATCGTGTCCATCATAGCTATTCTGTCAGTGAAATGCTACAGATGGAGACGTGAGCGGATGTTTTATAAATCCAGTGCCAATCTGCCAGTTATTCCGTATTATCCACCCCTTTACGCAGACGTCGGGGGAACAGGAACTTTACAGCATATGTACAATTATGAAGCTTACAGAACCACTGACTCTAGAAAGAGTGATCTGAAATACGCCAGACCTCCTACTGAGAGCATCATTAGCCTGGACACTAGTGGAACTCAGACCCTTACGCATGCGCATATGGGGAAACCTGCTGTCTCTGATGATCAGGTGAGGTCTAGGAATTTGTTGCTTTGCTGA
- the LOC128618170 gene encoding protocadherin gamma-A11-like — MGIPCSLNTGKSCWVLCRRLDLIVLFCFFVAFVHGQVRYSIPEEMNKGSVVGNIVQDLGLDVKRLKSGRARIFTEDSREYIGLNVDKGTLIVRERIDREELCAQVSPCSLHFQIILDNPMELHRIDVEILDINDHAPVFANKEISIDISELALPGARFSLDNAHDPDVDLNSLQTYTLSPTDHFGLKEVTGNDGIKYVEMVLKAALDREQQEIHRLILTAFDGGSPSKSGTVKIAVSVMDVNDNAPVFSQPLYRASLSENSPKGTFVARVYASDRDKGTNCDVVYSFSSSSGKALELFSIGADTGDITVNDDLDYEKTKQFQLTVEATDKGGLKDSCKVAIELIDVNDNAPVISVISFSNPVAEDSAPETVIAMLNVKDADSGKNGQVKCSITPHMPFKIKPSTLNFYSLVTEQVLDREITPAYNITIIVSDEGSPSLSTNKTLRLKISDVNDNAPVFQRHSYTAYVMENNSPGVSIFAVTATDRDSGNNARVSYFLEDLSVNGVSASSYISVNADSGEILAIRSFDFEQTKEFNIRVKAQDGGNPPLSSNVSVKIIIQDQNDNAPQILYPVQTGGSVVAEMVPRSADVGYLVTKVVAVDVDSGQNAWLSYKLQKAADRALFEVGLQNGEIRTVRQVTDKDPVKQKLTVVVEDNGQPSRSATVNVNVAVADTFPELLSEFTDFTHDKEYNDNLTFYLVLALAVVSFLFIVSIIAILSVKCYRWRRERMFYKSGANLPVIPYYPPLYADVGGTGTLQHMYNYEAYRTTDSRKSDLKYARPPTESIISLDSSGTQTVTHAQKKQLENDPEDQVRCMN, encoded by the coding sequence ATGGGCATTCCTTGTTCTCTCAACACCGGGAAAAGCTGCTGGGTTTTGTGTCGTCGACTGGATCTTATCGTTCTCTTTTGCTTTTTTGTGGCCTTTGTGCACGGGCAAGTCCGTTATTCTATCCCCGAGGAGATGAACAAAGGATCAGTGGTGGGAAATATCGTTCAGGATCTCGGTTTGGATGTTAAAAGACTGAAATCTGGCCGAGCGCGGATCTTTACGGAGGACAGTCGTGAGTACATCGGTCTGAATGTGGATAAAGGCACTctgatagtgagagagaggatagatagagaggAGCTGTGCGCTCAAGTGTCTCCATGCTCTTTACATTTTCAGATTATTCTAGATAATCCAATGGAATTACATAGAATTGATGTAGAAATATTAGACATCAACGATCATGCTCCGGTTTTTGCAAATAAGGAAATCAGTATTGATATAAGTGAGCTAGCACTGCCTGGTGCTCGATTTTCTTTAGACAATGCCCATGACCCCGATGTAGATTTAAATTCACTGCAGACATACACACTTAGTCCAACTGATCATTTTGGATTAAAGGAAGTGACTGGGAATGATGGGATAAAATATGTAGAGATGGTTTTAAAGGCAGCTCTTGACAGAGAACAACAAGAGATACATCGTTTAATTTTAACAGCGTTCGATGGAGGCAGCCCTTCGAAGTCTGGGACGGTCAAAATCGCTGTATCTGTTATGGATGTAAATGACAATGCTCCAGTATTTAGTCAGCCTTTGTACAGAGCGTCTTTGTCAGAAAATTCACCGAAGGGCACGTTTGTTGCACGGGTGTATGCATCCGATAGAGATAAAGGAACAAATTGTGATGTAGTCTATTCTTTTTCCTCCAGTTCTGGAAAAGCACTAGAGTTATTCAGTATTGGTGCTGACACGGGTGATATCACTGTTAATGATGATCTAGATTACGAGAAGACAAAGCAATTTCAATTGACTGTTGAAGCGACAGATAAGGGTGGCTTAAAAGACTCATGCAAAGTGGCTATTGAATTAATCGATGTtaatgacaatgctcctgttaTCAGCGTAATTTCTTTCTCTAATCCAGTCGCCGAAGATTCCGCTCCGGAGACAGTGATAGCGATGCTGAATGTGAAAGACGCAGATTCGGGTAAAAACGGACAAGTGAAATGTTCTATTACTCCACATATGCCTTTTAAAATTAAACCATCGACCTTAAATTTTTACAGTTTAGTAACGGAGCAGGTTTTAGATAGAGAAATAACACCtgcatataatataacaattaTAGTTAGTGATGAAGGATCTCCATCTTTatctacaaacaaaacactgaggCTTAAAATATCTGATGTGAACGACAACGCCCCTGTTTTCCAGCGTCACTCATACACCGCTTATGTGATGGAAAATAATTCACCTGGAGTGTCTATATTTGCAGTGACAGCAACTGACAGAGACTCTGGTAATAATGCGCGCGTTTCTTATTTTTTAGAAGATCTTTCTGTGAACGGAGTTTCTGCTTCGTCTTATATTTCAGTTAACGCAGACAGCGGAGAGATTCTTGCTATTCGATCTTTTGATTTCGAGCAAACAAAAGAGTTCAATATTCGTGTAAAAGCGCAGGACGGAGGCAACCCGCCTCTCAGTAGCAACGTGAGtgtgaaaattattattcaggaCCAGAATGACAACGCGCCTCAGATTCTGTATCCAGTACAAACTGGTGGCTCTGTGGTGGCTGAAATGGTGCCTCGTTCAGCAGATGTGGGCTATCTTGTCACTAAAGTGGTGGCGGTGGATGTGGACTCTGGACAGAATGCATGGCTCTCATATAAACTGCAGAAAGCGGCAGACAGGGCGCTGTTTGAAGTGGGCTTACAGAATGGAGAAATAAGAACTGTGCGCCAAGTCACCGATAAAGATCCTGTGAAACAGAAGCTCACTGTTGTAGTGGAGGACAACGGACAGCCCTCTCGTTCAGCTACAGTCAATGTTAACGTGGCGGTGGCGGACACTTTCCCTGAACTGCTCTCCGAGTTCACTGACTTTACGCACGACAAGGAATACAACGACAACCTGACATTTTATCTAGTCCTGGCATTGGCTGtagtttcttttctcttcatcGTTTCCATCATAGCTATACTCTCAGTGAAATGCTACAGATGGAGACGTGAGCGGATGTTTTATAAGTCCGGAGCCAATCTGCCAGTTATTCCATATTATCCACCACTTTACGCAGACGTCGGCGGAACAGGAACTTTACAGCATATGTACAATTATGAAGCTTACAGAACCACTGACTCTAGAAAGAGTGATCTGAAATACGCCAGACCTCCTACTGAGAGCATCATTAGTTTGGACAGCAGTGGAACTCAGACTGTTACGCATGCGCAGAAAAAACAACTGGAAAATGACCCTGAAGATCAGGTAAGATGTATGAACTGA
- the LOC128618168 gene encoding protocadherin gamma-A1-like, whose amino-acid sequence MGISPFFLGSALCPGQNGFSSKAQLQALTLFFITDVILGQIRYSIPEELKKGSFVGNVAEDLGLDARRMKAGGARIVSGESSEFIGLDLDKGFLVVEERIDRERLCGQMSPCSLSLEIISTNPMQLHSVVIEILDINDNSPTFTENEVQLEVSESTQPGTLILHESAVDHDMGKNSLQGYTLHPTDKFNLKIQTGPDGKKYSELYLHSPLDREEEDKVLLTLTAVDGGEPQRSGTLKIRISVLDANDNAPVFTQKEFKATVAENSPKGSTVMKVTATDADEDAYGRITYHFNRMSTEVADIFAINENSGEITVAGLIDYEKHKYFEIAIQAKDYGGLIATTKILIQVLDVNDNAPIISLTSFSSPISEDSPSGVTVAIVNVKDLDSGNNGKVRCSVNEKIPFTIKSSFKNYYTLLTDGTLDRETMHEYNITFSAVDEGIPPLSSNKTVTLKISDVNDNQPIFENNFYSASLMENNSPGVSICSVKANDLDWNQNARITYMLIEGHFNAEPLSSYISVNAESGAIHAVRSVDYEQTKSIEFLVKAQDGGSPSLSSNVSVKINIQDQNDNAPQILYPVQTGGSVVAEMVPRSADVGYLVTKVVAVDVDSGQNAWLSYKLQKATDRALFEVGLQNGEIRTVRQVTDKDAVKQKLTVVVEDNGQPSRSAIVNVNVAVADTFPEVLSEFTDFTHDKEYNDNLTFYLVLALAVVSFLFIVSIITILSVKCYRWRRERMFYKSGANLPVIPYYPPLYADVGGTGTLQHMYNYEAYRTTDSRKSDLKYARPPTESIISLDTAGTQTLTHAKRDNLTNDPDHQVRFFSNELYQF is encoded by the coding sequence ATGGGGATTTCTCCGTTTTTTCTTGGGAGTGCGCTCTGTCCTGGACAGAATGGATTTTCCTCCAAAGCGCAGCTACAGGCCTTGACACTCTTCTTCATTACTGATGTAATTTTGGGACAAATTCGCTACTCAATACCAGAAGAACTGAAAAAAGGATCATTTGTGGGAAATGTGGCCGAAGATTTGGGTTTAGACGCACGGAGGATGAAAGCGGGTGGTGCTCGAATTGTTAGTGGCGAGAGCAGCGAATTCATCGGACTGGATTTAGACAAAGGATTTCTGGTAGTCGAAGAGCGGATAGACAGAGAACGGCTTTGTGGGCAGATGTCACCCTGCAGTCTTAGTCTCGAAATAATCTCAACAAATCCAATGCAACTTCACAGTGTTGTTATAGAAATATTGGATATAAATGATAATTCTCCTACTTTTACAGAAAACGAGGTGCAGTTAGAAGTATCTGAATCGACTCAACCGGGTACACTTATTTTACATGAGAGCGCTGTAGACCATGACATGGGTAAGAATTCGCTTCAGGGATATACTTTGCATCCGACAGATAAATTTAACCTTAAAATACAGACTGGCCCTGATGGTAAAAAATACAGTGAGTTGTATTTACATTCTCCTttagacagagaggaagaggacaaAGTGCTGCTTACATTAACTGCTGTCGACGGTGGTGAGCCACAAAGATCTGGCACGCTTAAAATACGCATTTCAGTGTTAGATGCTAATGATAATGCACCTGTTTTTACGCAGAAAGAGTTTAAAGCTACTGTTGCAGAAAACTCACCGAAAGGTTCCACGGTAATGAAGGTGACTGCCACAGACGCTGACGAGGACGCATACGGTCGCATAACTTACCATTTCAATCGTATGTCCACTGAGGTTGCGGATATTTTTGCAATTAATGAGAACTCCGGTGAGATAACTGTTGCAGGCCTGATTGAttatgaaaaacacaaatattttgAAATCGCTATTCAGGCAAAAGATTACGGTGGTTTAATTGCTACCACGAAAATTCTGATTCAAGTACTTGATGTAAATGACAACGCCCCTATAATCTCACTGACCTCTTTTTCCAGTCCTATTTCAGAGGATTCACCTAGTGGTGTTACAGTAGCCATCGTTAATGTGAAAGATCTTGATTCCGGCAATAACGGGAAGGTAAGATGCTCTGTAAATGAGAAGATTCCTTTTACAATTAAATCGTCTTTTAAAAACTATTATACTTTATTGACTGATGGAACATTAGACAGAGAGACCATGCATGAGTATAACATCACATTCTCAGCAGTGGATGAAGGAATACCGCCTCTTTCCAGTAACAAAACAGTAACACTGAAAATATCTGATGTGAATGACAACCAGCCAATATTTGAGAACAATTTTTATTCCGCCTCTTTAATGGAAAACAATTCACCTGGCGTTTCTATATGTTCAGTTAAAGCAAATGATTTAGATTGGAACCAAAATGCCAGAATTACTTATATGTTAATTGAGGGGCATTTCAATGCCGAACCTCTATCATCGTATATTTCAGTAAATGCCGAGAGTGGTGCTATACATGCTGTACGTTCCGTCGACTATGAACAGACTAAGTCAATAGAATTTCTTGTAAAAGCTCAAGATGGAGGATCACCGTCGCTAAGTAGTAACGTGAGTGTGAAAATTAATATACAGGATCAAAATGACAATGCACCTCAGATTCTGTATCCAGTACAAACTGGTGGCTCTGTGGTGGCTGAAATGGTGCCTCGTTCAGCAGATGTGGGCTATCTTGTCACGAAAGTGGTGGCTGTGGATGTGGACTCTGGACAGAATGCCTGGCTCTCATATAAACTGCAGAAAGCGACAGACAGGGCGCTGTTTGAAGTGGGCTTACAGAATGGAGAAATAAGAACTGTGCGCCAAGTCACCGATAAAGATGCTGTGAAACAGAAGCTCACTGTTGTAGTGGAGGACAACGGACAGCCCTCTCGTTCAGCTATAGTCAATGTTAACGTGGCGGTGGCGGACACTTTCCCTGAAGTCCTCTCCGAGTTCACGGACTTTACGCACGACAAGGAATACAACGACAACCTGACATTTTATCTAGTCCTGGCCTTGGCTGtagtttcttttctcttcatcGTGTCCATCATAACTATACTGTCAGTGAAATGCTACAGATGGAGACGTGAGCGGATGTTTTATAAGTCCGGTGCCAACCTGCCAGTTATTCCGTATTATCCACCCCTTTACGCAGACGTCGGGGGAACAGGAACTTTACAGCATATGTACAATTATGAAGCTTACAGAACCACTGACTCTAGAAAGAGTGATCTGAAATACGCCAGACCTCCTACTGAGAGCATTATTAGCCTGGATACCGCTGGAACACAAACACTGACCCATGCGAAGAGGGACAATCTGACTAATGATCCTGACCATCAGGTGAGATTTTTTTCTAATGAGTTATATCAATTTTGA